One genomic region from Yarrowia lipolytica chromosome 1C, complete sequence encodes:
- a CDS encoding uncharacterized protein (Compare to YALI0C10626g, no similarity) produces the protein MLLPQEIFEQIASHLTWADLSRLSQTCWALHEQAAPLLWNTIGPGHFAQTPSTVWDYHDLVGQHPTARPTYTVSKTGLKLQLHGNYVRNIQITSFEKPILFLLDRQAIPGVNQIGVRFYGKKPYSDFNERFEVGMKIKGWRNDVHVDFMPRLSRYLLENPSVSLQLRTNDPTILYEILNHNVCSQVTLFDCQLVRGTVLFKNLIRPSVLKPIFICQFLQRATNLQTLRLAYDPYGVLLDEPPHPPFPLGPSEQDLALVFSGLTSLQTLICPPSMFSTLRDGASYPPNMRRLIVEAAENFNAAAYLPIVKSMPSLRRVDMVWGKNSVQGMATFAQLWEASGAGRMIELWQYCEA, from the coding sequence ATGCTCCTACCTCAGGAAATCTTTGAACAGATCGCCTCACATCTCACCTGGGCGGACCTCAGCCGACTGTCGCAGACATGCTGGGCGCTGCATGAACAAGCTGCCCCGCTACTGTGGAACACAATCGGACCAGGCCACTTTGCACAGACCCCGTCCACCGTGTGGGACTACCACGATCTCGTGGGCCAACATCCGACTGCCCGACCAACATACACCGTGTCCAAGACGGGTCTCAAGTTGCAACTGCATGGCAACTACGTGCGCAACATCCAAATCACGTCTTTCGAGAAGCCCATTCTCTTTCTGCTCGACCGACAGGCTATTCCTGGAGTCAACCAGATTGGGGTCCGGTTCTACGGAAAAAAGCCGTATTCCGATTTCAATGAGCGGTTTGAAGTCGGCATGAAAATCAAGGGGTGGCGAAACGACGTTCACGTGGACTTTATGCCTCGATTGTCCCGGTATCTGTTGGAAAACCCCTCCGTATCACTTCAACTGCGTACTAATGACCCCACAATTCTCtacgagattctcaaccaTAATGTGTGCTCGCAGGTGACACTTTTCGACTGCCAGCTCGTCCGAGGAACGGTCTTGTTCAAAAACCTCATCCGACCCTCGGTCCTCAAACCCATCTTCATCTGCCAGTTCTTGCAGAGAGCCACCAACCTACAAACCCTCCGTCTGGCCTACGATCCCTACGGAGTGCTTCTGGATGAACCTCCCCACCCCCCCTTTCCCCTGGGTCCCTCGGAGCAGGATCTGGCACTGGTATTTTCCGGCCTAACAAGCCTGCAGACCCTCATCTGTCCTCCCTCCATGTTCTCCACCCTCAGAGATGGAGCTTCGTACCCTCCCAATATGCGACGACTCATTGTAGAGGCCGCTGAAAACTTCAACGCAGCCGCCTACCTGCCTATCGTCAAGTCCATGCCTTCCTTGAGACGAGTCGATATGGTCTGGGGAAAGAACTCGGTCCAGGGCATGGCAACATTTGCGCAACTCTGGGAGGCATCTGGAGCCGGACGAATGATTGAGCTGTGGCAGTATTGTGAGGCCTAG